A window of the Butyricimonas faecalis genome harbors these coding sequences:
- a CDS encoding glycoside hydrolase family 88 protein, translated as MNDIADAFYKLKIYCETEHFKGWDPYDGLNSKIFQAIPLLKKSVLCRLMVIQGFKRCPFNMRRMAFVPKEYNAKGIGLFLSGYCNLYKVVENHPQLSEKMGTLEMIKARIEELAELLISLQSKGYSGACWGYNFDWQARRLFLFPKFTPTVVATNFCATALMQAYEITRNKHYLEIALSAADFVIKDLHRTPYNGGFLFSYSPLEGNDTVFNASLLGSRLLSYCFYYTQQEEYKRLAELSIKACCSGQREDGAWVYGMLPVQNWVDSFHTGYNLDALIAYQELTEDHAFNGYIEKGFDYYVNHFFEADGTPKYYDNRMYPIDIHCPGQLLITLTRLHKMKKYEELAKKVLQWTIRNMQDKKGYFYYQLKPGISSKISYMRWSNAFMFNAMSHYLLAI; from the coding sequence ATGAATGATATTGCAGATGCTTTTTATAAGCTAAAAATTTATTGTGAGACTGAACATTTCAAGGGTTGGGATCCGTATGATGGTCTCAACTCTAAAATTTTTCAGGCAATTCCGCTGCTGAAAAAGTCTGTATTGTGCAGATTGATGGTCATACAAGGTTTCAAGCGTTGCCCTTTCAATATGAGACGGATGGCTTTCGTTCCGAAAGAGTATAACGCAAAAGGTATCGGGCTGTTCTTGTCCGGATATTGCAATCTGTATAAAGTTGTGGAAAATCATCCGCAATTATCCGAAAAAATGGGAACGTTGGAGATGATAAAGGCTCGGATTGAAGAATTGGCAGAGTTGCTTATATCCTTACAATCTAAAGGCTACAGCGGTGCTTGCTGGGGGTATAACTTCGATTGGCAGGCACGCCGTCTGTTTCTTTTTCCCAAATTCACGCCCACAGTAGTTGCTACAAATTTCTGTGCCACGGCACTGATGCAGGCATATGAAATAACTAGGAACAAACACTATTTGGAGATTGCATTAAGTGCAGCGGATTTTGTAATAAAAGATTTGCATCGCACGCCGTATAATGGTGGCTTTCTCTTTTCTTATAGTCCGTTAGAGGGTAATGACACTGTGTTCAATGCTTCGCTGCTCGGTTCTCGATTGTTGAGTTATTGTTTTTATTATACACAACAGGAGGAATACAAAAGACTAGCGGAGCTATCCATTAAAGCCTGTTGTTCCGGGCAACGGGAAGACGGGGCTTGGGTATATGGAATGCTCCCCGTACAGAATTGGGTAGACAGCTTTCATACAGGATATAATTTAGATGCGCTGATCGCTTATCAAGAGTTGACAGAGGATCATGCTTTCAATGGTTACATCGAAAAAGGTTTCGACTACTATGTCAATCATTTTTTCGAAGCGGACGGAACTCCTAAATATTATGATAACCGAATGTATCCTATTGACATCCATTGTCCAGGGCAGCTATTGATAACATTGACCCGCCTACATAAGATGAAAAAATATGAGGAACTTGCCAAAAAAGTATTGCAATGGACAATCCGAAATATGCAAGATAAAAAGGGGTATTTCTACTACCAATTAAAACCTGGCATCAGTTCTAAAATCTCGTATATGCGATGGAGTAATGCATTTATGTTTAATGCAATGTCGCATTATTTACTCGCAATATAA
- a CDS encoding phage terminase large subunit → MAVNRLKPPRNLRIEFKPSPRQYELWKLLQPNYCPHCGGEIEQILIGYDQQGNPQYRPQCRHCKSQNLPQLILGGGAAGGGKSYIGSVWLVSSCIRFENIRAVVARKTLKSLKESTWNTIKSILKDWGLKEDTNYKINNLEGTLTFWNDSVIIMKEMADIPSDPNFERFGSSEYTIAMVDEVSEISERAVEVLFSRLRWRTHETFKTPRMLLTTNPTINWVRSRFVQDENGDKVICREGEAYIPFSVFDNPNIAFRQVYEAALNKIRDQATKERLLYGNWDFVEANDMAIYNSFDGSRHLVTGLKEKAYDPTKPLITVWDFNVAPQMSVLSAQIDYENRKVYILEEILGKPEEKENNTPALARKVRLKLYRDKHIGGVDVTGDPSGLQRSTTNEDGINNYTIITDTFGRGILRPKVKLLRKQPPQATRCEFVNEVFGGYEGWEIQIDIKCRKLTQDLIYQLRNEDGTKSKQKTTDPKTGVKYERYGHLSDCLDYLLCYYLRDSWYKFKSGGDGNGYVVSTSVIQEGFSY, encoded by the coding sequence ATGGCGGTCAACAGGCTCAAACCACCCAGAAACCTGCGCATCGAGTTCAAACCGTCCCCACGGCAGTATGAACTCTGGAAACTGTTGCAACCGAACTATTGTCCCCATTGTGGCGGGGAGATCGAGCAAATCCTTATCGGCTATGACCAGCAAGGCAACCCTCAGTACAGGCCCCAATGCAGGCATTGCAAGTCGCAGAACCTGCCGCAGCTGATACTGGGAGGCGGAGCGGCCGGCGGCGGAAAATCGTATATCGGCAGCGTTTGGCTGGTGTCTTCATGTATCCGGTTCGAGAATATCCGTGCGGTGGTGGCCCGTAAGACACTCAAGTCGTTGAAGGAATCGACATGGAATACCATCAAGTCGATTCTGAAGGATTGGGGACTGAAAGAGGATACAAACTACAAGATAAACAACCTCGAAGGCACGCTCACATTCTGGAATGACTCGGTCATCATCATGAAGGAGATGGCGGATATCCCCAGCGACCCCAACTTCGAGCGTTTCGGCTCTTCGGAATACACCATCGCCATGGTGGACGAGGTGTCGGAAATCTCGGAACGGGCCGTCGAAGTGCTGTTCTCCCGTCTCCGCTGGAGAACCCATGAGACATTCAAGACTCCGAGAATGCTGCTCACCACCAATCCGACGATTAACTGGGTGCGTTCCCGCTTCGTGCAGGACGAAAACGGAGACAAGGTCATCTGCCGCGAGGGTGAAGCGTATATACCTTTTTCCGTGTTTGACAACCCGAATATCGCTTTCCGTCAGGTGTACGAGGCGGCCCTGAACAAGATCCGGGATCAGGCGACAAAGGAACGCCTGCTCTATGGCAACTGGGATTTCGTGGAAGCCAACGATATGGCGATTTATAACAGTTTCGACGGCTCCCGGCATCTCGTTACCGGACTGAAAGAAAAAGCATACGATCCGACCAAGCCGCTCATCACGGTGTGGGACTTCAATGTTGCCCCCCAAATGTCGGTGCTCTCCGCACAAATAGACTATGAAAACAGGAAGGTCTATATACTGGAAGAGATACTCGGCAAGCCGGAGGAAAAGGAGAACAACACACCTGCGTTGGCACGGAAAGTACGCTTAAAACTTTACCGGGACAAGCATATCGGCGGAGTGGATGTGACCGGTGACCCTTCCGGGTTACAACGCTCCACCACCAACGAGGACGGCATCAACAACTATACCATCATCACGGACACTTTCGGCAGAGGAATCCTGCGACCGAAGGTAAAGCTATTACGCAAGCAGCCTCCGCAGGCTACACGGTGCGAGTTCGTCAACGAGGTATTCGGGGGCTATGAAGGCTGGGAGATACAAATCGATATCAAATGTCGCAAACTTACCCAGGATCTGATTTACCAGCTTCGTAACGAGGACGGTACCAAGAGCAAACAGAAGACCACCGACCCGAAAACCGGTGTCAAATATGAACGGTACGGGCACTTGTCCGACTGCCTTGACTACCTGCTCTGTTACTACCTGCGTGACAGCTGGTACAAGTTCAAGAGCGGAGGCGACGGGAACGGGTATGTGGTATCCACATCGGTAATTCAGGAAGGATTTTCATACTAA
- the wecB gene encoding non-hydrolyzing UDP-N-acetylglucosamine 2-epimerase, with amino-acid sequence MKKVMLVFGTRPEAIKMAPLVKEFQKKSADFETIVCVTGQHREMLDQVLQIFDIKPNYDLNIMKQGQDLYDVTARVLTGMRDVLNKAKPDVVLVHGDTTTSTAAALAAFYQQIPVGHVEAGLRTHNIYSPWPEEMNRQITGRIATYHFSPTALSKKNLLTEGVQEDKITVTGNTVIDALHIVVDKIKTDGALQQELAGVLEKAGYDTSRLADGKKLVLITGHRRENFGDGFISMCTAIKDLTAKYPYVDFVYPMHLNPNVRKPIHEVFGENLNSLGNMFFIEPLEYLSFVFLMEKVTLVLTDSGGIQEEAPGLGKPVLVMRDTTERPEALDAGTVKLVGTDYNKIVSEVSILLDDASAYEQMSKAINPYGDGKACMRITQTLNVRL; translated from the coding sequence ATGAAGAAGGTAATGCTGGTCTTCGGGACTCGTCCGGAGGCCATTAAGATGGCTCCGTTGGTGAAGGAGTTCCAAAAAAAATCAGCAGACTTTGAAACAATCGTCTGCGTGACGGGGCAGCATCGTGAAATGCTCGATCAGGTGTTGCAGATATTCGATATCAAGCCGAATTATGACTTGAACATCATGAAGCAGGGGCAAGATCTGTATGATGTAACCGCCCGTGTGCTGACCGGGATGCGTGATGTGTTGAACAAGGCGAAACCTGATGTGGTATTGGTGCACGGTGACACAACCACTTCTACTGCCGCCGCACTCGCAGCTTTCTATCAGCAGATCCCTGTAGGTCATGTAGAAGCGGGCCTGCGTACCCACAACATATACAGCCCTTGGCCGGAGGAGATGAACAGACAAATAACAGGGCGCATTGCCACCTATCACTTTTCTCCGACCGCTTTAAGCAAGAAAAATCTGTTGACGGAAGGTGTGCAGGAGGACAAGATAACCGTAACAGGGAATACGGTCATCGATGCCCTTCATATCGTTGTTGATAAAATAAAGACTGACGGAGCTCTACAACAAGAACTTGCCGGGGTGCTGGAAAAAGCGGGTTACGATACCTCACGGCTTGCTGATGGCAAGAAACTCGTTTTGATAACCGGACACCGACGTGAAAATTTCGGAGACGGATTCATCAGCATGTGCACAGCCATTAAGGATCTGACGGCAAAATATCCATATGTGGACTTTGTCTATCCGATGCACTTGAACCCCAATGTCCGCAAACCTATCCATGAAGTATTCGGGGAGAATTTGAATAGTTTGGGAAATATGTTCTTTATCGAACCATTGGAATATCTGAGTTTCGTGTTCCTGATGGAAAAAGTGACCCTTGTCCTTACCGACAGCGGTGGTATTCAGGAAGAGGCTCCGGGGTTAGGCAAACCGGTACTGGTGATGCGTGACACCACCGAACGTCCGGAGGCGTTGGATGCAGGAACGGTAAAATTGGTAGGAACCGATTATAACAAAATTGTCTCCGAGGTATCGATTTTATTGGATGATGCATCTGCTTATGAGCAAATGAGTAAAGCCATTAATCCTTACGGTGACGGAAAAGCGTGTATGCGTATAACGCAAACACTTAATGTTCGGTTGTAA
- a CDS encoding histone H1: MKELVSKIQEVYATFSTDAALQIEKGNKAAGTRARKTSLELEKLMKEFRKVSLEESKK, from the coding sequence ATGAAAGAGTTGGTTTCAAAGATACAGGAAGTATATGCTACATTCTCCACGGATGCGGCACTTCAGATTGAAAAAGGCAACAAGGCCGCAGGTACCCGTGCCCGCAAGACTTCGTTGGAATTGGAAAAACTGATGAAAGAGTTTCGTAAGGTTTCCTTGGAAGAATCCAAGAAATAG
- a CDS encoding HU family DNA-binding protein, with translation MTKADIVREIATQTGLEKQVVLQVVEGFMDSVKSSMINGEEVYLRGFGSFIIKHRAEKTARNISRNTTVIVPAHNIPAFKPSKAFAGRMKSDK, from the coding sequence ATGACAAAAGCGGATATCGTCAGGGAAATAGCAACGCAGACCGGTCTGGAGAAGCAGGTCGTGTTACAAGTTGTCGAAGGATTCATGGATAGCGTAAAGTCTTCCATGATAAACGGCGAGGAGGTTTATCTTCGCGGCTTCGGCAGTTTCATCATCAAGCACCGTGCGGAAAAGACAGCACGCAACATAAGCAGGAATACCACGGTGATAGTGCCTGCCCACAATATCCCGGCATTCAAGCCGTCAAAAGCCTTTGCAGGAAGGATGAAATCAGACAAATAA
- a CDS encoding serine O-acetyltransferase, with the protein MDIISFYRVERWLFERHIPVLPKIVQLLIFLIFNSKITADSKIGKGSYCVCKGISTVLIPGTEIGENCVLGLRFSTVRQFPYKEVPCLKNNVWVGPNVIIAGPVVIEDDVVIAGNSFVNRSVPKGAIVAGCPAKIIGWRKNLDYAIETNPKYKDGRMPFLTK; encoded by the coding sequence ATGGACATTATATCATTCTATAGGGTAGAACGTTGGCTATTTGAACGCCATATTCCGGTTTTGCCCAAAATCGTACAACTATTGATTTTTCTCATTTTCAATTCAAAAATAACCGCTGATTCAAAAATAGGAAAAGGGTCATACTGTGTGTGCAAAGGGATTAGCACTGTCTTAATACCGGGAACAGAAATCGGAGAAAATTGCGTATTAGGATTGCGATTTTCTACTGTACGGCAGTTTCCATATAAAGAAGTTCCTTGTCTAAAGAATAATGTTTGGGTGGGACCTAATGTTATTATTGCTGGCCCTGTTGTAATAGAAGATGATGTGGTAATCGCTGGAAATTCATTTGTCAACCGAAGTGTTCCCAAAGGTGCTATTGTAGCAGGATGTCCGGCAAAGATTATTGGCTGGAGAAAGAATCTTGATTATGCGATTGAGACAAACCCAAAGTATAAAGATGGCCGTATGCCATTCTTGACAAAATGA
- a CDS encoding phage integrase SAM-like domain-containing protein has product MYTINIRGKQNPKDTKMVKLEIIFFKTGYARVPKVINITGLLKDWDVKSQSFRVGSAEATTKNKLLFDLRTKYLHVADTWEMEGRNWSPVQLSHCFDEIKAAKPEVKVKSVQQMIDYLEETFKNKKRIKNGQIVDSTTNAKRYVYLKRELQAFTKEKYEKAFSSYFFTDITEEFLLDFAFWLKERGIRNGNKAGLTHKLRLLRAVCRQAEKKEMYGVNMDNFLCLGDDINWPETTSRAVPETVIAKIANVDRTLFTKKEQLHLDLFLFSYYTGGMANVDVCNLTWDLVQEDRIVYERIKFPKTAKPELLSKAKAIMNKYRGQSYGNYVFPVFTHKHTTTSKKTTRVKQISTRLSQTLTKACKMLRIKENITWYSARGSFISKMVDAGNNPYVVAEMAGNSPLTIYKHYYKNTKREEIKRQMEEMF; this is encoded by the coding sequence AAACATCACAGGGCTATTAAAAGACTGGGATGTCAAGTCTCAGAGTTTCCGTGTAGGGAGTGCGGAGGCCACTACCAAGAACAAACTGCTTTTCGATTTGCGAACCAAATATCTGCATGTCGCCGATACCTGGGAGATGGAAGGCAGGAACTGGTCGCCCGTCCAGCTATCACATTGCTTCGATGAAATCAAGGCGGCCAAACCCGAGGTCAAAGTAAAGAGTGTCCAGCAGATGATCGATTATCTTGAAGAGACATTCAAAAACAAGAAACGCATCAAGAACGGTCAGATTGTCGACAGCACGACCAATGCTAAACGGTATGTCTATCTCAAGCGTGAACTGCAGGCGTTTACAAAGGAAAAATATGAAAAAGCCTTTTCCTCTTATTTCTTTACGGATATTACAGAAGAGTTTCTTCTTGACTTTGCGTTTTGGCTTAAAGAAAGAGGTATCAGAAATGGCAACAAGGCCGGACTTACACACAAACTAAGGTTGCTCCGTGCCGTATGCAGGCAGGCAGAAAAGAAAGAGATGTACGGGGTGAATATGGATAACTTCCTCTGTCTCGGTGATGATATTAATTGGCCGGAAACCACTTCAAGAGCAGTTCCGGAAACAGTCATAGCTAAAATCGCAAATGTTGACCGTACCTTGTTTACGAAAAAAGAGCAGTTGCATCTTGATTTGTTCCTGTTCAGCTACTATACCGGAGGTATGGCGAATGTCGATGTATGTAACCTGACATGGGATTTGGTCCAGGAAGACCGCATCGTCTATGAACGTATCAAGTTTCCCAAAACAGCCAAACCGGAATTACTCAGTAAAGCAAAAGCCATCATGAATAAATACCGTGGGCAAAGTTATGGAAATTATGTATTTCCTGTTTTTACTCATAAACACACGACCACTTCCAAGAAGACTACACGTGTCAAGCAAATTTCCACACGCCTTTCACAAACCTTGACGAAAGCATGCAAGATGTTGCGCATTAAAGAAAACATCACATGGTATTCCGCCCGTGGCTCTTTCATATCGAAGATGGTAGATGCCGGTAATAATCCGTATGTGGTTGCAGAGATGGCTGGTAACAGCCCATTGACCATCTATAAGCATTACTACAAGAATACAAAGCGGGAAGAAATCAAGCGGCAGATGGAAGAAATGTTCTGA
- a CDS encoding WecB/TagA/CpsF family glycosyltransferase, with translation MNKVSLNGVEIYPFDSEQSLLSFVNDNKGILVAINAEKILHATDQTRGIINRNIGYCDGAGAQMALKQKGFENACKIPGCELWLKIVAQFYREKTFYLIGGKPQIIEETVSKLRKEYAGIHIIGYRDGYIKANEERERLIKDITEKRPDVVFVAMGSPKQELLMEEIQHRHKAIFQGLGGSFDVYTGHVERAPKWWVNHNLEFAYRLLKEPKRIKRQIHLIKYAWWLITKKL, from the coding sequence ATGAATAAAGTTTCTTTAAACGGAGTCGAAATATATCCGTTCGATTCCGAACAGTCTTTGTTGTCTTTTGTAAACGATAATAAGGGCATATTAGTAGCCATAAATGCTGAGAAAATTTTACATGCTACAGATCAGACACGAGGAATTATCAATCGGAACATAGGGTATTGCGATGGAGCCGGCGCACAAATGGCTCTCAAACAAAAAGGTTTTGAAAATGCGTGTAAAATTCCCGGTTGTGAGTTGTGGCTCAAAATTGTAGCTCAATTTTATAGAGAAAAGACTTTTTATTTGATAGGTGGTAAACCTCAAATCATAGAAGAAACTGTGTCTAAACTGCGTAAAGAATATGCAGGGATTCACATTATCGGTTATCGGGATGGATATATCAAGGCAAACGAGGAACGGGAAAGACTTATAAAAGACATAACCGAAAAAAGACCTGATGTGGTATTTGTGGCTATGGGGTCTCCTAAACAGGAATTACTGATGGAAGAAATACAGCATAGACACAAAGCCATCTTTCAAGGATTAGGCGGCAGCTTCGATGTATATACTGGCCATGTGGAAAGGGCTCCTAAATGGTGGGTGAACCACAATCTTGAATTTGCCTATCGGTTGCTCAAAGAACCGAAAAGAATAAAACGGCAAATTCACTTGATAAAGTATGCCTGGTGGCTGATAACTAAAAAATTATAG
- a CDS encoding acyltransferase has protein sequence MNILRIKKLIFLHLQHLPMKSRAWRPLVCKWGGVQIISPKRTFIGEGVIFDTNYPQDIFIEEGVRLTSGVKIVTHFMNPNTGSYDRGKVHICKGAYLGMNTLVVKPVTIGERAIIGAGSVVTKDIPANEVWAGNPAKFIRKR, from the coding sequence ATGAATATTCTGAGAATCAAGAAGCTAATATTTTTACACCTCCAACATCTACCCATGAAATCAAGGGCATGGAGACCATTAGTTTGCAAATGGGGTGGAGTGCAGATAATCAGCCCCAAAAGAACGTTTATCGGTGAGGGCGTCATATTTGACACAAATTATCCACAAGATATTTTTATCGAAGAAGGTGTTCGTTTGACATCGGGGGTGAAAATAGTAACACATTTCATGAATCCTAATACTGGAAGTTACGACAGGGGGAAGGTTCATATCTGCAAAGGCGCCTATCTCGGAATGAATACTTTGGTGGTAAAACCTGTAACAATTGGAGAGCGAGCTATAATTGGAGCAGGTTCTGTTGTGACCAAAGATATACCAGCCAATGAAGTTTGGGCAGGAAATCCCGCAAAATTTATAAGAAAACGGTAG
- a CDS encoding AAA family ATPase, giving the protein MAKTYQRTKLQEVTIRGYKSIAYDRPVTLKLGDVSILLGANGAGKSNIISFFRMLSYMMSKSFGRYVEISGTSHALLHYGIKRTPVMSGELKFADSNSMDVYGFSLANATPDRLIITEERITWHRKGEKKPYEIALEPNFKESALAECEDPVAKTIFQMLSYCKVYQFHDSSTEGPLRQACPVETANYLQSHGNNLPSFLLFLRENYKDAYNRIVDYVRDVVPQFQDFYLEPVGGIISLRWIDNSATDYRFNAYQFSDGSIRFIALAALLLQPAQTMPNVIILDEPELGLHPYAISQLAEMIKDASIHAQVIIATQSKDLVDHFDIGDISVVEMNKETQATSVTHLDAKEYHLWLQNYTVSELWDKNIIGGRPV; this is encoded by the coding sequence ATGGCAAAGACATACCAAAGGACTAAATTACAAGAAGTCACGATCAGAGGATATAAATCCATAGCCTATGACAGACCTGTGACCTTGAAGCTGGGTGATGTCAGCATCTTGTTGGGTGCCAACGGTGCAGGCAAGAGCAATATCATCAGTTTTTTCCGGATGCTGAGCTACATGATGAGCAAGTCATTCGGGAGATATGTGGAAATATCGGGCACGTCTCATGCCTTGCTGCATTACGGCATTAAACGGACACCGGTCATGTCCGGAGAACTGAAGTTTGCCGACAGCAATTCCATGGATGTTTATGGCTTTTCATTGGCCAATGCCACTCCCGACAGGCTGATTATCACGGAAGAGCGGATTACATGGCATCGCAAGGGGGAGAAAAAGCCCTATGAGATAGCACTGGAACCGAATTTCAAGGAGTCCGCTCTCGCAGAGTGTGAGGATCCGGTTGCCAAAACTATTTTCCAGATGCTTTCTTACTGCAAGGTATATCAGTTTCACGATTCATCGACAGAGGGGCCGCTACGTCAGGCTTGTCCCGTCGAGACGGCCAATTACCTCCAGTCGCACGGAAACAATCTGCCTTCTTTCCTGCTGTTCCTGCGGGAGAACTACAAGGATGCCTACAACCGGATTGTTGACTATGTCCGTGACGTAGTTCCCCAGTTCCAGGACTTCTATCTGGAGCCCGTGGGTGGTATCATTTCTCTCCGGTGGATAGATAATTCTGCCACGGACTATCGTTTCAATGCCTACCAGTTCTCCGACGGATCTATCCGTTTCATTGCCCTGGCCGCCTTGCTTCTGCAGCCTGCCCAGACAATGCCCAACGTCATCATTTTGGATGAACCGGAACTTGGCTTGCATCCCTATGCCATCAGCCAGCTGGCAGAAATGATTAAGGATGCGTCCATACACGCACAGGTCATTATTGCCACGCAGAGCAAGGATTTGGTCGATCATTTCGACATCGGCGATATCTCTGTGGTGGAAATGAACAAGGAAACGCAGGCAACCTCTGTCACTCACCTTGACGCCAAAGAATATCATCTTTGGCTTCAGAACTATACGGTGAGCGAACTTTGGGACAAAAACATCATAGGAGGACGTCCCGTATGA
- a CDS encoding DUF4276 family protein produces the protein MKAKIIHVLCEGQTEQGFVEEVLRPYLQAQGVAGVKSILITTNKKKNARGGMLSYAQAVTDLELLRKMKMDGEYERHVFTTMFDLYALPDDFPGYEAAKAIGEPYARVAALETAFAEAINDSRFIPYIQLHEFEALLFCGIDYLAKRYPGCEKRCEQLKKDLEKTSNPELINNSPETAPSKRIIKAIEGDKKQHYNYNKPATGKDVTKSVGMDELRARCSHFNEWIEKLIDC, from the coding sequence ATGAAAGCGAAGATTATTCATGTCCTTTGTGAGGGACAGACGGAACAGGGATTTGTGGAGGAAGTGTTGCGTCCCTACCTGCAAGCGCAAGGTGTGGCAGGTGTAAAAAGCATCCTGATTACCACTAACAAGAAAAAGAATGCCCGTGGTGGAATGCTGAGCTATGCTCAGGCGGTGACAGACCTAGAACTGTTGCGGAAAATGAAGATGGACGGCGAATACGAACGTCATGTTTTCACAACGATGTTCGACCTCTACGCATTGCCGGATGATTTTCCCGGTTATGAAGCAGCCAAAGCAATCGGTGAGCCTTACGCCCGTGTCGCAGCATTGGAAACGGCGTTTGCTGAAGCAATCAACGATAGTCGTTTCATTCCCTATATTCAGCTGCATGAATTTGAAGCTCTGCTCTTTTGCGGTATTGACTATCTGGCAAAGCGTTACCCCGGTTGTGAGAAACGCTGCGAACAGCTGAAAAAAGACCTGGAGAAAACCAGCAACCCCGAGCTGATAAACAATAGTCCGGAAACGGCTCCGAGCAAACGTATTATCAAGGCGATAGAAGGAGACAAAAAACAGCATTACAACTACAATAAGCCGGCTACCGGCAAAGATGTTACCAAAAGTGTCGGCATGGATGAACTTCGTGCCCGGTGCAGTCACTTCAATGAATGGATAGAAAAGTTGATAGACTGCTGA
- a CDS encoding DUF5675 family protein, which yields MKLTLNRKFKGQTYTIGDLSIDGKFFCNTIEDAVRELPATCPDTPRGRSCTCKEKVYAKTAIPAGTYKVTLQYSPRYKKKMPYLHDVPHFLGILIHSGNTEVDSAGCIIVGKNTVKGKVLESRTTFQKLYAILESERDITIQIV from the coding sequence ATGAAGCTGACACTCAACCGCAAATTCAAAGGTCAGACCTATACCATAGGTGACCTGTCCATCGACGGCAAATTTTTCTGTAATACCATCGAAGATGCCGTGAGGGAACTTCCGGCAACCTGTCCGGATACTCCTCGCGGCCGTTCCTGTACCTGCAAGGAAAAGGTCTATGCCAAGACTGCCATTCCTGCCGGGACTTATAAAGTCACTCTTCAGTACAGTCCCAGGTACAAGAAGAAAATGCCATATCTGCATGATGTGCCGCATTTCCTCGGCATCCTGATCCATTCCGGCAATACCGAAGTCGATTCCGCCGGCTGTATCATCGTGGGAAAGAATACGGTCAAGGGAAAAGTTTTGGAATCCCGTACTACATTCCAAAAACTGTATGCTATACTCGAGTCCGAAAGGGACATAACCATTCAGATTGTATAA
- a CDS encoding glycosyltransferase family 4 protein has translation MFLIILIISIETLTMRVLITVPTKSGYGGVTNYYLGIKEYWKENIEYFYFGRKPWRNIFYPFLIIRFIIRLICFKPDIVLLNPSLGDKALKRDFIYLNICRFFRKKTSVFIHGFNFEYAKNADWKWISANLNKALCIFVLSQDFKNELIRRGIKSDIHLTSTKVPDYFISGFDLSMRQGKAENIMYSGRIEKAKGVYETVDTFSILKSQYKDLTLTFVGDGSELPMLKQYVENKKIKDVRFTGELRGEDFKKEYINADMYLFLSYTEGMPTVVLEAMIFGLPIFTRKVGGLIDFFENGKMGYISSSLDPAVFAEAMKPYIENPAKMRSVSIYNSEYAKTHFVASVVVRKFENTLKKYIEL, from the coding sequence ATGTTCTTAATTATTTTAATCATATCAATTGAAACACTAACAATGAGGGTATTAATAACTGTTCCCACTAAATCCGGATATGGAGGAGTAACTAATTATTATTTAGGGATTAAAGAGTATTGGAAAGAAAATATTGAATATTTTTATTTCGGTCGTAAGCCTTGGCGTAATATATTTTATCCATTTTTAATTATCCGTTTTATAATCCGATTGATTTGCTTTAAACCTGATATAGTACTACTTAACCCATCGCTTGGAGATAAAGCCTTAAAACGAGATTTTATATATTTAAACATTTGCCGATTTTTCAGAAAGAAAACATCCGTATTTATTCATGGTTTCAATTTCGAGTATGCTAAAAATGCAGATTGGAAATGGATAAGTGCCAATTTGAATAAGGCCTTGTGTATTTTTGTGTTATCCCAAGATTTCAAGAATGAATTGATAAGGAGGGGGATAAAATCTGATATACATCTAACTTCGACAAAAGTACCCGATTATTTTATTTCAGGTTTTGACCTTTCGATGAGACAAGGAAAAGCCGAAAACATTATGTATAGCGGGCGAATAGAAAAGGCCAAGGGTGTATATGAAACAGTCGATACATTTTCAATACTTAAGTCACAATACAAGGATCTGACATTGACCTTTGTCGGTGATGGCTCAGAACTTCCTATGTTGAAACAATATGTTGAGAATAAGAAAATAAAGGATGTCCGTTTTACTGGAGAGTTACGTGGGGAAGATTTTAAAAAGGAATACATTAACGCCGATATGTATTTGTTTCTAAGTTATACGGAAGGTATGCCAACTGTGGTTTTGGAAGCAATGATTTTCGGACTCCCTATTTTTACCAGAAAAGTGGGTGGCCTAATAGATTTCTTTGAAAATGGAAAGATGGGATATATATCAAGTTCGTTAGATCCGGCAGTTTTTGCAGAAGCAATGAAACCATATATCGAGAATCCTGCTAAAATGAGGAGTGTATCAATATATAATTCCGAATATGCGAAAACCCATTTTGTTGCATCCGTTGTTGTCCGAAAATTTGAAAATACACTAAAGAAATATATTGAGCTATGA